ctctctctctctctctctctctctctctctctctctctctctctctctctctctctctctgatacgctTCGTCGGTTCCCTCCATGATCCCGCCCTCacctctgccttctctctctctctctctctctctctctctctctctctctctctcttttcgttatAAATAAaatcattgttttattttctcacaTTTTATTAAGAAAAACTTATgtgtacaatctctctctctctctctctctctctctctctctctctctctctctctctctctctctctctctctctctctctctctcatatcgttATTTAACTGTCCTTACTGCGGTctttagggtctctctctctctctctctctctctctctctctctctctctctctctctctctcacacacacacacataccttcccCCCCGCGGCCTCCTtggtatgtaagtgtgtgtgtgtgtgaatcagggaggtacacacacacatgcaaatacaTACATAGCctcgagtgtgcgtgtgtgtttgtgtgtgtgtatgtgtgtgtgtgtacgcgtatGCAATATCTATTACCACACGTACATGCTCGTGTGTACATATCAATGAGggcctgggaacacacacacacacacacgcacacacacacacacagtttctctccttttaatatatatacattttttatttatttatttcagaaATCATCATAATtataatcatcataatcatcatcttcttcttcttcttgctcttcttcttcttactattattattatcttcgttttctttttcttatgtttatttattttcactgttatctccttttctttttctcctcctgctcctgctccttcttcttcttcttcttcttcttccacttcttcttcttcttcttcttcttcttcttcttcttcaccagcTTGAAAGGGGTCGTTTGGGAGTGGAAGACAGGGTAGGGCTTCCAGGCTCACTACTCTCTtctgcagggggaggaggaggaggaggaagaaaggaatcatTAGTTATATTcgcaatggaagaggaggaggaggaggaggaatggaggagaagagaaagaggaagaggaaacatggaaagtcAGTCAACAGGAATCTTAAGATATCCCTTCCCAGTCTAGCAattccataactcactctgccttTCACATAAGCAACGAGACTTTAAACTTGTCCCGTAGCGCTCAACAACTACGTTTAAGGATTTCTTCAccaagcctctcgtagaagttgctgggcttttcatggactgttttgtgagccCAGTGATACTCCTGCACCGTGATCGGGAACAGTCAATCATGAACACTAGCCTAATCTTATAATGGGAGCCCGATGTTTAAGAAAAAGCACCCGGTCGGTTTTCGCACATGCGCGCTTTCACCTCGCACTCACGTCAACTTTttgcaaaggccgaaaaggatattaatctggttttcatgagtgttttcctacgttcatggtacagaagaagggtcaaactaccaccagggtcactaaggtacctctggaaacgcccaaaacgcctatgaaagtcttgtccaTTGTGGGTGTCAGCGGGGATATAagcggtgttctcagacgcttccgccgctcacTCACGTCAACTTTAAGGCCGAAAAAGGACATTAATCGGGtattcatgagtgttttcctacgttcatggtacagaagaagggtccaactaccaccgGGTCATcaaagtacctctggaaacgcccaaaactcctacgaatgtcCTATTGAATCTGAAGCGGTGAAGTGGTGTTCTTAGACGCTTCTGCCGCTCACTCACGTCAACTTTGAGGCCGAAAAAGGacattaatcgggttttcatgagtgttttcctacgttcatggtaaagaagagggatcaaactaccacccgggtcatcaaagtacctctggaaacgcccaaaacgcctatgaaagccttgtccagTGTGGATGTCAGCGGCGAGGCGGCGAAGCGCTTGAGGGTATGGTCCCAGGGCTGCAAAAATGGCGCTCCGGGATGAGAAATTTACTAGACTCCGGCCCGTTTCTCAGTCTTGCCAGCCCTTAACTCCTCGCACTTCCCGGCCCAAAACGATGCAGTCAAATCCTTAACATTAGATTAGAAGaaattcctcatcctcttcttgtggCCGGTCAAAAGCTGACCCGAAGCTCTTGGATCGTCAATAGCGCCGCAAACTTTTGGTTACTCCGCGGCGAGTCCTTATATCTGTGCTCACCCTCGAATTTGTGTTTCGTTCACCGCTTTCCACCGCCTCATTAGGGCCTAATAACCGCTGTTCTTCATATTAATCGTGTTGTATTGTGTTTtgtagtgtgtgtgggtggttgtCTTGTGTGTCTAGGGCCCCTGTGTGCTGCCCGACGTGCCCTCTTCGGGAAAATCTTGCGAAGTGGTGTGGTCCCCGCGAGCGCCTAGCGGAACACCTCGCCTCAGTCGCCTCCCTTCTGTCCCGCCGACTGTGCAGGCGGTACGTATCAAACACCCACAGATCGTATTTCCCCTCCCTATATCGCTGTTCTCTGGGGGGTTATTATATAGCTACGAGCCTTCCTGCATTTGTAATAAAGTGTTCTACGGTAGATAAGAACAAGGAAGATGGACAGAGGTTGATATATGGCTCGTAGCATTGGCAGACAGCGAGCCCCCTACCAGGCATCTCACGCGGCCACACACCAGCCCGGCTCCTCCCTCGCTAACTCACTCATTCACGTCCTTAGGATACGTGACATAAAGAGCGAATATCCCCGAGCCTTCCCGTGGGCGTAAGCAGCTTCTCCACACCCGATACGTTTGAAACACCCAAGTATAGTATTTCCCTTCCTTATATGACCGTTCTCTGCGCGTTGTGATGTAGCTACGAGCCTCCTGTGTGTGTAAGCTTGTGTTCTACGGTGGatgagggtgagaaagagagacacagggTGATGTATGGGTCGAAGAATGGGCAAACAACGATTTTCTACCATGCATCTCAGGCGGGTAGCGCGGGGCGGCCTGACACTGTCCTCCTCGGTCACTCATTCAAGGCCTTATGATACGTGACATTAAGAGCGAATATCTATACAAAACTTAACCCTCATTCCTTCCATGTCTTCCCCTATGCAAGTATtcgccattttctttatttttcccctcctctcgtgAAGAtaagaagcgaggaggaggaggaagcgtggaggcaggaggaagaggaggaggaggaggaaggaagaattcgatgaggaagacgaggaaaaagatcaagaggaggaggagaaaggaggagaaagagaaggaggaagagaacgaagaagaggaggcgaagaagaaaaggaggaagagaacgaagaagaggaggagaagaagaaaaggaggaagagaacgaagaagaggagaagaagaaaaggaggaagagaaagaggaggagaattaagagaataaaaataaaagagtggGACATGAAAAAGAAATCGAGATGTAATACTTTGAAGAAAACGTCAGATTTCAACGGGAACTACTTTAGGTTTCTTTAagggggagacacacacacacacacacacacacacacacacacacacacacattgggttctcgtgggtgtttctttaggttcacggtacagaggaaggttcagactaccaccagggtcataaaactaccccatgaAATACTCACATCTACGAAAGCCGTGTGAAAATATGTGTACTTGGAGCCCTTGAGATTGACCTAACTCCGCGTAACCTCACTCACCTGGTTCTCTGGTCTTGATATCGTTGAAGGAGAGGACACCCACGGACGGGGGGCAGTCCTCGAGGTTCCGGGAGTGTATGTTGTGCGTCGTGGCAGTCTTGGTGCAAAGTGCGAGTGCCAGAATCAGGACCACAAAGAGTGCCAACCCAGCCAGCACCCAGGCCGCGACCTCGCCTGCCCCGGCCCCTCCTCTGACATCCTTCTGCGGCATCCCGGTGCTgttgctctttcttcctcctccgcctcctcctccccctcctcctgtgcCTTCGGTGTTTCCTCCAGGGGCTTGTGTTGTTGTAGGAGTGGTTTTCCTTGTGTTGCTGTTGTCCGTTGGTCCTGTGGAGAGAGGGATGGGTACTGTACTGTGTTGCGGGGCTTGggatgtgtagtagtagtagtagtagtagtggttaggcACGCTGAGCACTAGACCACGGACTTACCCTGTGTTGGTCCGGGGGCGGTTTTGAGTTCATGTGGGGGGCAGTGGAGAGTCCAGTTGAAGAATCGGAGTATGTTGATTCTGTAGAGTTCATCTGGCACCcacatcttcacctcctccttctcctcctccttcttcaccccaGTTTTGTTCTAAAGGGGTAAGATGCTTGTGTTAGTAATGTTATTGTCAttggtagtactagtagtagtagtaggaggaggaggaggaggaggaggaggagaacattaattattttgctctctctctatttctctatctatctatctatcaatctatctcttcaAACACAGGGAAAGCCACGAACGTACGTCACCCACCAAGACCTCAACTCTGTGCCACGTGTCAGCCTCCCATTCGCTCGCATTCACCGTCTTTTCAAAACCACTGCTTGAGGTCAGGACGAAGAAGGGGGCGAACTTGTATCTGAAGGGCTCGTAAGAGGGTATGGGTGCAGGCTTCAGGTACAGGGTGAAGGGGGGTCGTAACaggtcattcccttccccttcttccccttccattccctttccgttGCCGCCGCCGCCCACGAGAGCTGAGTTTTGGTCCCTGATGAGGCAGCCtgtgaaatagaaaaaagagagagtgtgtgagggtATGGAAGGGTATGGGAAGGGCATGGAAGGGGTATGAGAGGGTgtgacagaaaggaagagaaaagaagggagggagacgaaagaaagtgaggaaaggaaagagagaaaggaataataataaggaaggaaggagataggaggatgAAAAGAGCTGGAGAAAGCATCACTCTATCGCtatttgtctgtatctctgtatgtctgtcatcttacacgtatcgggctcccatcacCACTGTTTCCCAAGGACACAGAGAAGATGAACCGAGCCTTCATGAGTGATttccccgttcaagatgcagaggccgtgtaaaactatcaccagcatcacaaaacagtccatgaaaacctgAGCAGCAACTTCTACGAACTCACCCAAAATGCAGTTAAAAGCCAAACGAGTAATGTGCTGTGAAGACACAAACACATTGTCTCCGGGGATGGCGTTGGCAGTGAGAACGCTGAGCCTGTCTTCGGGAGCATAGACCAGGAGAGACTTGGGGTCGGGTCGCGCCAGTACGAGGTTGACCCAGGAGAAGGCAGGTCGTGGGGTGTCCAGGCTGAAGTTGCCCGCCGGCTGGCCATTAACCCGTAGTGTAATGTTCTCCCTGTTCACCATGACGGAgcttgaagagaaagaaacacacacattaGCCTACTAGCCGGGGGCTGCAGCCCCCTTATCTTTGGTCAGACATTTTTGTGGCCGTAGCCGCCGCGGAGTGTatttggggaaaaaaaaaagagcctgagaaatattttttttaacttgatTTTTTCTGCAAGCCTTAACTTTattatagacaggaaagtaagcaCTTTATTTTTCTAATGAATTTTTAATATATTATGCAAAGTGAAGTATAATTTACTGCAACTTTTAAGTCTTACAGTCATAGCAGTGTGCTGTATTCGGTACCAGCAGCCAGGCAGCTTGTAGCACAGGAAAAAGTGTGGCCCAGGCTACTTACTCACTTCAGTTTCATAATTTAGGCTTTGCATAATACTTGTAAATAGGGATCCTATTtaacaattaacacacacacacacacacacacacacacacatacacacacacacacacacacacacacacacacacacacacatatatatatatatatatatatatatatatatatatatatatatatatatatatatatatatatacacatatatatatatatatatttttttttttttttttctctctgtccatacatcctcccctcatccttccatcccctttcctttcgtccttccttcctgcccatgGGTAACTCACATGGGAGGATTCGAGGCTTTGACGATGATTGTGGCGTAAGGCAGCTCCCCCTGGGCTGTCACCTGCAGCGAGACTTGCAGCATTGTTCCCAACCTTGCTGTGGGGCTTATGTGGCCTGTCCCGTTGCACTGAAGGCAGTACTCGCGACAGTCTGgacgggaaaaggaagagggaggtagtGTAATGTGTATGAGGACTGATGGCTAGGTGgaatgatagataggtagacagataggtagacggagagagaaagagaggaggggcatgtagaagagagagagagagagagagagagagagatgattaggGATAAAGAAACatgaatggggaagaaagaagagaaagaggaggaggaggaggaggaggaggaggagtaaaattaatacgaagaaagggaaggagaaagagaaagggaactactactactactactactactactactactactactactactactactactactacgtattgTGTTTCTTACCTTCAGCAACAGCATTCGAGTTGGCTTGCAGCGTGTGTTGAGGCGACAGAAGAAGCAACACAAGAGACCAACAGAAGGGAggcatggtggaggtggtggtagtgatggtggtagtggtagtggtggtggtggtggtggtagaaagcACTCATCTATTCTAGTTtgtccttatttccctcctcctcctcctcctccacctcctccttttcttcttcttcttcttcttcttctttattcttttattttcttcgttttcttcctcttcttcctatgttTGTTTACGTAGCTGGAAATAATGAcaggaaataaacacacacacacacacacacacacacacacacacacacacacacacacacacacacacacacacatgagtcaggttaatgaaataaagagaaattgagTGAGTCAGGGTtgagtcagagagagaaaaagagagagagagagagagagagagagagagagagagagagagagagagagagttgattaaTTCTAGTTTATCTTCACCGTcacttgcttcctctctctctctctctctctctctctctctctctctctctctcgctctctctctctcatcatatatatatatatatatatatatatatatatatatatatatatatatatatatatatatatatatactctgtaCCTTCATTATAGCTGAAAATCACGTCCATTTCTTGAGCTCTTTCTTCCCTTGACTGTCCATAGCGATGAGAATATATGTTAGAAGTCACTGATTTAAGTTTGCACGATATATATATAGGTCGGTTGCTTATAGACACTTTCCCGcccccctcacatcaactatatccaagGGCCAGAGAAGTGATCAGCCGCGGTTCTCGTGAGTacgtgtttcttgaggttcagcTATCTCCAAAAACCAAAGAGGAGATTAGATTGCTTGGCACTATATAAAGTCGAGAGCACGCGCGCCTGGCACTCCCATTGTCACTGATACGAGGGTGCCACTAAAggatgtatacgtgtgtgtgtgtgtgtgtgtgtgtgtgtgtgtgtgtgtgtgtgtgtgtgtggggagaggaaaatgtgtgtgtgtgggggggtgggactaacgggctgagagagagagagagagagagagagagagagagagagagagagagagagagagagagagagagagagagagggggaaacggGGGGAGAATCATAGCATtactcaatactctctctctctctctctctctctctctctctctctctctctctctcatcagattACTAGCTTTTCCTTAACCctaatcattttctttttttctcctcctcctcctccttctcctctcctcctcctcctcctcctcctcctccttttttcaatACATCAATCGTGAAAAAatagtttggagagagagagagagagagagagagagagagagagagagagagagacatatcctGTGATAATAAACTAACGCTGGAAGTGGTAGTGATGTAGCCTTGAaggggtaatagtagtagtagtagtcgtagtagtagtagtagtagtagtagtagtagtagttacctCCAATTTGTTTATTTCAAGGCTTCCAGGAACATCATTTTAGCTGCCATAATTTCCCGTCCTCTGTTATGAACGATCCCTGTCCGGTAGTGGCGcgggctaattttatttatagtggctgccgcgaTGTAAGACTTTGCTTGGCCCGTGCtgctccccggtgctcctcttgaccgaagtcgctgaagttaaggttgactgaGGATCCGGACAGTATGCGGGTACTCTTCCTCCACTCGGCGgttacttaaaaaaataattagcgtgtttcggtggggattcgaaccaccACCATGCACGCccacactactaccactattactactactactactactactattactattacagcTACTACTTAACTATCCAACTAACCAGCTAACTAATTAACTATAGGAACAGTTAGAAAGGGGAGGTaacaagggaatggaggggggagggggaagaggaggaagggaggaggaggaggaggaggaggaagagagacggtCAGTGGTCAGTTGCAGTCTCgacgtgaaggaaggaggaggtcaaggtaagtgtgtgtgtgtgtgtgtgtgtgtgtgtgtgtgtgtgttgatagagTCGCGTGAGGTAATAAGTCTTCAGCTGTCAGAAAAGTTAGCCAAGAACAgggtagtgatttttttttttaactctgagCTAAATTGGATCACCTGTCACTCAGTAGTTGTGTCGTTAGGAAGGAAGCAGTGATTGGTTTAggaggatgagtgtgtgtgtgtgtgtgtgtgtg
The Eriocheir sinensis breed Jianghai 21 chromosome 12, ASM2467909v1, whole genome shotgun sequence DNA segment above includes these coding regions:
- the LOC126997706 gene encoding uncharacterized protein LOC126997706 isoform X2, producing the protein MPPFCWSLVLLLLSPQHTLQANSNAVAEDCREYCLQCNGTGHISPTARLGTMLQVSLQVTAQGELPYATIIVKASNPPISVMVNRENITLRVNGQPAGNFSLDTPRPAFSWVNLVLARPDPKSLLVYAPEDRLSVLTANAIPGDNVFVSSQHITRLAFNCILGCLIRDQNSALVGGGGNGKGMEGEEGEGNDLLRPPFTLYLKPAPIPSYEPFRYKFAPFFVLTSSSGFEKTVNASEWEADTWHRVEVLNKTGVKKEEEKEEVKMWVPDELYRINILRFFNWTLHCPPHELKTAPGPTQGPTDNSNTRKTTPTTTQAPGGNTEGTGGGGGGGGGGRKSNSTGMPQKDVRGGAGAGEVAAWVLAGLALFVVLILALALCTKTATTHNIHSRNLEDCPPSVGVLSFNDIKTREPEESSEPGSPTLSSTPKRPLSSW
- the LOC126997706 gene encoding uncharacterized protein LOC126997706 isoform X1 codes for the protein MPPFCWSLVLLLLSPQHTLQANSNAVAEDCREYCLQCNGTGHISPTARLGTMLQVSLQVTAQGELPYATIIVKASNPPISVMVNRENITLRVNGQPAGNFSLDTPRPAFSWVNLVLARPDPKSLLVYAPEDRLSVLTANAIPGDNVFVSSQHITRLAFNCILGCLIRDQNSALVGGGGNGKGMEGEEGEGNDLLRPPFTLYLKPAPIPSYEPFRYKFAPFFVLTSSSGFEKTVNASEWEADTWHRVEVLVGDNKTGVKKEEEKEEVKMWVPDELYRINILRFFNWTLHCPPHELKTAPGPTQGPTDNSNTRKTTPTTTQAPGGNTEGTGGGGGGGGGGRKSNSTGMPQKDVRGGAGAGEVAAWVLAGLALFVVLILALALCTKTATTHNIHSRNLEDCPPSVGVLSFNDIKTREPEESSEPGSPTLSSTPKRPLSSW